The following proteins are co-located in the Spinactinospora alkalitolerans genome:
- a CDS encoding demethylmenaquinone methyltransferase: MTRAELDKKPTDVAAMFDGIAGRYDLLNDVLSLGQDRIWRRAVVRAVEAYSGELVLDLAAGTGTSSEPFTAKGARVIACDFSLGMLQVGAERRGGASRRGVTVVAGDALRLPFADETFDAVTISFGLRNVNDVDQALRELLRVTGVGGRLVICEFGHIPVGVLDKAYSACLRSALPAVARRFTSNADAYAYLSESIADWPDQRALAGRLQEAGWSEVAWRNLSMGAVALHRGVRRR, from the coding sequence ATGACCCGTGCCGAACTCGATAAGAAGCCCACGGACGTCGCCGCCATGTTCGACGGCATCGCGGGGCGCTACGACCTGCTCAACGACGTGCTCTCGCTCGGCCAGGACCGCATCTGGCGGCGCGCCGTCGTCAGGGCGGTCGAAGCCTACAGCGGCGAGCTCGTGCTCGACCTCGCGGCGGGCACCGGCACCTCGTCGGAGCCCTTCACCGCCAAGGGCGCACGGGTCATCGCCTGCGACTTCTCGCTGGGCATGCTGCAGGTCGGGGCCGAGCGCCGCGGCGGAGCCTCCCGGCGCGGGGTCACGGTCGTGGCCGGCGACGCGCTGCGGCTGCCCTTCGCCGACGAGACCTTCGACGCCGTGACGATCTCCTTCGGGCTGCGCAACGTCAACGACGTCGACCAGGCGCTGCGCGAGCTGCTGCGGGTCACCGGAGTCGGCGGTCGGCTGGTCATCTGCGAGTTCGGCCACATCCCCGTCGGGGTGCTCGACAAGGCCTACAGCGCCTGCCTGAGGAGCGCGCTGCCGGCGGTCGCGCGTAGGTTCACCTCCAACGCCGACGCCTACGCCTACCTCTCCGAGTCCATCGCCGACTGGCCCGACCAGCGCGCCCTGGCCGGGCGGCTGCAGGAGGCCGGCTGGTCGGAGGTCGCCTGGCGCAACCTCAGCATGGGGGCCGTGGCGCTGCACCGGGGCGTGCGGCGCAGGTGA
- a CDS encoding delta-60 repeat domain-containing protein, with protein sequence MPRTRRTRPLLATALGALALTALGPLTPTANAGLQHAAVVSDRPVGWTPHVLDGSVKDILRVGDTIVVGGDFSRVSDFRGNELRRTNLFAFEHDSGRIIHDFAPRTDGTVVSLAPGPDGTVYAGGAFTSVNGHAQRGIARLSVSDGDRDADFGARLDDGAVSRLESHGDLLYVGGSFGSVNGQERTGLARLDSGGDLDRDFDITIAGARRWSLRLEEIALSPAGDRLVINGTFTEVEGERRPQIAMIRIGSDGARLGDWSTEAFAAECSYERTNTYMRQMDFAPDGSYFTVVTSGGPDKKPGLCKTVTRWEADDRPGARPTWANHTGGDAIYSVEVTGAAVYVGGHQRWMDNPEGDKSAGPGAAPREGIAAVDPETGKALAWNPGRTRGHGVEALTATPEGLYVGSDTKRLAGEYHARLGMFPLD encoded by the coding sequence GTGCCCCGTACCCGCCGTACCCGTCCGCTCCTCGCAACCGCCCTGGGCGCGCTCGCGCTGACCGCCCTCGGCCCCCTCACTCCGACCGCGAACGCCGGCCTCCAGCACGCCGCCGTGGTGAGCGACCGGCCGGTCGGCTGGACGCCGCACGTCCTCGACGGCAGCGTCAAGGACATCCTCCGCGTCGGCGACACGATCGTCGTCGGCGGCGACTTCTCCCGGGTGAGCGACTTCCGGGGCAACGAACTCCGCAGGACGAACCTCTTCGCGTTCGAGCACGACAGCGGCCGGATCATCCACGACTTCGCGCCGCGCACCGACGGCACCGTGGTCTCGCTCGCCCCCGGCCCCGACGGCACCGTGTACGCGGGCGGGGCGTTCACCTCCGTCAACGGGCACGCCCAGCGCGGCATCGCACGGCTGTCGGTCTCCGACGGCGACCGGGACGCCGACTTCGGCGCGCGGCTGGACGACGGCGCGGTCAGCCGGCTGGAGTCGCACGGCGACCTGCTCTACGTCGGCGGGAGCTTCGGCTCGGTCAACGGCCAGGAGCGCACCGGCCTGGCCCGGCTCGACTCCGGCGGCGACCTGGACCGCGACTTCGACATCACGATCGCCGGGGCCCGCCGCTGGTCCCTCAGGCTCGAGGAGATCGCGCTCAGCCCTGCGGGCGACCGCCTGGTCATCAACGGGACCTTCACCGAGGTGGAGGGGGAGCGCCGACCCCAGATCGCGATGATCCGCATCGGGTCCGACGGCGCGCGGCTCGGTGACTGGTCGACGGAGGCCTTCGCCGCGGAGTGCTCCTACGAGCGGACCAACACCTACATGCGGCAGATGGACTTCGCCCCGGACGGGTCCTACTTCACCGTGGTGACCAGCGGCGGCCCGGACAAGAAGCCCGGCCTGTGCAAGACGGTGACCCGCTGGGAGGCCGACGACCGGCCCGGGGCGCGGCCCACCTGGGCCAACCACACCGGGGGCGACGCGATCTACTCGGTCGAGGTCACCGGGGCCGCCGTCTACGTCGGCGGCCACCAGAGGTGGATGGACAACCCGGAGGGCGACAAGAGCGCCGGCCCCGGGGCGGCCCCGCGCGAGGGCATCGCCGCCGTCGACCCGGAGACGGGGAAGGCGCTGGCGTGGAACCCGGGCCGGACCCGCGGCCACGGCGTCGAGGCCCTGACGGCCACGCCGGAGGGGCTCTACGTCGGCAGCGACACCAAGCGGCTCGCCGGCGAGTACCACGCCCGACTGGGGATGTTCCCGCTCGACTGA
- a CDS encoding DUF4229 domain-containing protein, with amino-acid sequence MRSVIAYTGARLLLFAVTFGVLYLLGARGFLALALAFLVSGLVSYVLLSKQRDAMSATVAEGIAGMRGMGERLEQGAAKEDEAQQGADAGRAEQNGRGETPEQDGRGEAPERTDGSAPAREDTRP; translated from the coding sequence ATGCGCAGCGTCATCGCCTACACCGGGGCCCGCCTTCTGCTGTTCGCGGTCACCTTCGGCGTGCTGTACCTCCTCGGCGCAAGGGGCTTCCTCGCCCTGGCGCTGGCGTTCCTCGTCAGCGGGCTCGTCAGCTACGTCCTGCTGTCCAAGCAGCGCGACGCGATGTCGGCGACCGTCGCCGAAGGCATCGCCGGAATGCGGGGCATGGGCGAACGCCTGGAGCAGGGCGCGGCGAAGGAGGACGAGGCCCAGCAGGGGGCGGACGCCGGACGCGCCGAGCAGAACGGGCGCGGTGAAACGCCGGAGCAGGACGGGCGCGGTGAAGCGCCGGAACGGACCGACGGGTCCGCCCCGGCGCGGGAGGACACCCGCCCCTGA
- a CDS encoding BldC family transcriptional regulator produces the protein MKVERGSERLLTPGEVASLFRVDPKTVTRWAASGRISSIRTPGGHRRFRESEVRALLHGETSEAPH, from the coding sequence GTGAAGGTGGAAAGAGGAAGCGAACGCCTGCTGACTCCCGGAGAGGTGGCCTCCCTCTTCAGGGTCGACCCCAAGACCGTGACCCGCTGGGCCGCGTCTGGCCGGATCAGCAGCATCCGTACACCCGGCGGTCACCGCCGGTTCAGAGAGTCCGAGGTCCGGGCGCTACTGCACGGGGAGACCAGCGAGGCCCCACACTGA
- a CDS encoding PLD nuclease N-terminal domain-containing protein produces the protein MVWLGALITLISIVLWVYAFFDALTSSAEEVRNLPKLLWLVIILIFMLVGPLLWLFLGRPRASVPEEAEPEDDSAPMTAASLDDLDPSDFQKPSTHRPPLGPDDDPDFLRRLNKRINPED, from the coding sequence ATGGTGTGGCTCGGTGCCCTTATCACGCTGATCTCGATTGTGCTCTGGGTGTACGCGTTCTTTGACGCGCTCACCAGCTCCGCCGAGGAAGTCCGCAATCTGCCGAAGCTCCTCTGGCTGGTCATCATCCTGATCTTCATGCTGGTCGGCCCGCTGCTCTGGCTGTTCCTCGGTCGGCCGCGCGCATCGGTTCCCGAGGAGGCGGAGCCGGAGGACGACTCCGCTCCCATGACGGCCGCGTCGCTCGACGACCTGGATCCCTCGGACTTCCAGAAGCCGTCGACCCATCGGCCGCCCCTCGGCCCCGACGACGACCCGGACTTCCTGCGCCGGTTGAACAAGCGCATCAACCCCGAGGACTGA
- the ccsB gene encoding c-type cytochrome biogenesis protein CcsB: protein MVHVLAAETAIDQQMASVSDTLIIAMIFAYAIAMFLFAIEAAYGRREALKGGGLVMAGAGATVGAGAGPGGGTDDIKVNLRTEEPEAKASRHVLGSVALGVTVVGFLLNVAQIATRGLAADRWPWGNMFEFVVAICMCSVAAFLFAAIRYKARYLGTFVLVPVLLLLGVAAKWLYSEAGPVVPALDSYWIAIHVSAAILATGAFMVSGSAAITYLVARRTEFKRAIGERVSGIAAKLPSAELLDRISHRFIVLGFPLWTFGVIAGAIWADEAWGRFWGWDPKEVWSFITWVVYAAYLHARATAGWRGNKATWIGLIGFACLLFNFFGVNYLFSGLHSYA from the coding sequence GTGGTGCACGTTCTCGCCGCGGAAACGGCGATCGACCAGCAGATGGCGTCCGTCAGCGACACCCTGATCATCGCCATGATCTTCGCCTACGCGATCGCGATGTTCCTCTTCGCGATCGAGGCGGCCTACGGGCGGCGCGAGGCGCTGAAGGGCGGCGGGCTCGTCATGGCGGGCGCCGGTGCGACCGTCGGTGCGGGCGCCGGGCCGGGCGGCGGCACCGACGACATCAAGGTCAACCTGCGCACCGAGGAGCCCGAGGCCAAGGCCTCGCGGCACGTCCTCGGTTCGGTGGCGCTGGGCGTCACCGTCGTGGGCTTCCTGCTCAACGTGGCGCAGATCGCCACGCGCGGCCTCGCGGCCGACCGCTGGCCGTGGGGCAACATGTTCGAGTTCGTTGTCGCCATCTGCATGTGCTCGGTGGCCGCGTTCCTGTTCGCCGCGATCCGGTACAAGGCGCGCTACCTCGGCACGTTCGTCCTGGTCCCGGTGCTGCTGCTGCTGGGTGTCGCGGCGAAGTGGCTCTACAGCGAGGCCGGTCCGGTCGTTCCGGCGCTGGACTCCTACTGGATCGCCATTCACGTCTCGGCCGCCATCCTCGCGACCGGCGCCTTCATGGTGTCGGGGTCGGCGGCCATCACCTACCTGGTGGCCCGGCGCACCGAGTTCAAGCGGGCCATCGGCGAGAGGGTCAGCGGCATCGCGGCCAAGCTGCCCAGCGCCGAACTGCTGGACCGCATCTCGCACCGCTTCATCGTGCTCGGGTTCCCGCTGTGGACGTTCGGCGTCATCGCCGGCGCGATCTGGGCCGACGAGGCGTGGGGCCGGTTCTGGGGCTGGGACCCCAAGGAGGTCTGGTCCTTCATCACCTGGGTCGTCTACGCCGCCTACCTGCACGCCCGCGCCACCGCCGGCTGGCGCGGCAACAAGGCCACCTGGATCGGTCTCATCGGCTTCGCCTGCCTGCTGTTCAACTTCTTCGGCGTGAACTACCTCTTCAGCGGCCTGCACTCCTACGCCTAG
- the resB gene encoding cytochrome c biogenesis protein ResB, whose translation MTSLETTSSKGSPNGGSTGSGAPALSALGWARWAWRILTSMRTALILLFLLAIGAIPGSVLPQHSVSTEQVQNYYLEHPDLAPWLDRFSLFDVYSSPWYAAIYLLLFVSLTGCVLPRAAAHYRAMRARPPRTPRNLDRLPYSASFSTDASPRTALEQARAVLKGYRIDADGESVAAEKGYLRETGNVVFHLALLALLVSLGIGSFLGYRGNMLVVEGDGFANTLPSYDAFYPGTAVDAGDLQPFSLRVEDFEAAFIEEGDLAGQAESFTAELSYRESPEAPERDHRLEVNHPLSVDGAQVYLLGHGYAPGFEVTDADGNVVFDQPVPFLNREDGVFTSDGVVKVPDIAPEQLGFTGVFLPSAAETPNGELVSDFPAPRDPVVTLTGFKGDLGLDSGDSQSVYQLYTDQMTEIGESPELSPGESWELPDGSIITFTGYSDYIAMQVNSDPGRLPALVSAAAAVLGLLATLFVRPRRAWVRARTGEDGRTVVEVGGLGKTENAGSAVEFHELSLRLRDRLRDRPASDTGTEKE comes from the coding sequence GTGACCTCACTCGAAACGACCTCATCGAAGGGGTCCCCGAACGGCGGATCCACCGGCTCCGGGGCCCCCGCGCTCTCCGCGCTCGGCTGGGCGCGCTGGGCCTGGCGCATCCTGACGTCGATGCGCACCGCGCTGATCCTGCTGTTCCTGCTGGCCATCGGCGCCATTCCCGGGTCGGTCCTGCCGCAGCACTCGGTCAGCACCGAGCAGGTGCAGAACTACTACCTGGAGCACCCCGACCTCGCGCCGTGGCTGGACCGGTTCTCCCTGTTCGACGTCTACTCCTCGCCCTGGTACGCGGCGATCTACCTGCTGCTGTTCGTATCGCTGACCGGGTGCGTGCTGCCCAGGGCCGCGGCGCACTACCGCGCCATGCGGGCCCGCCCGCCCAGGACGCCGCGCAACCTCGACCGGCTGCCCTACTCGGCGAGCTTCAGCACCGACGCGAGCCCGCGGACCGCGCTGGAGCAGGCCAGGGCGGTGCTCAAGGGCTACCGGATCGACGCCGACGGCGAATCGGTCGCCGCCGAAAAGGGCTACCTGCGCGAGACCGGAAACGTCGTGTTCCACCTGGCGCTGCTCGCCCTGCTGGTCTCGCTGGGGATCGGCTCGTTCCTCGGCTACCGGGGCAACATGCTGGTGGTCGAGGGCGACGGCTTCGCCAACACCCTGCCGTCCTACGACGCCTTCTATCCGGGCACCGCCGTCGACGCCGGCGACCTGCAGCCGTTCTCGCTGCGGGTGGAGGACTTCGAGGCGGCCTTCATCGAGGAGGGCGATCTTGCGGGGCAGGCCGAGTCCTTCACGGCCGAGCTGAGCTACCGGGAGTCCCCCGAGGCGCCGGAGCGCGACCACCGGCTGGAGGTCAACCACCCGCTGTCGGTGGACGGCGCCCAGGTCTACCTGCTCGGCCACGGCTACGCGCCGGGCTTCGAGGTCACCGACGCCGACGGCAACGTCGTCTTCGACCAGCCCGTGCCCTTCCTGAACCGGGAGGACGGCGTGTTCACCTCCGACGGCGTGGTGAAGGTGCCCGACATCGCCCCCGAGCAGCTCGGCTTCACCGGCGTCTTCCTGCCCTCGGCGGCCGAGACCCCGAACGGGGAGCTCGTCTCCGACTTCCCGGCCCCGCGCGACCCCGTCGTCACGCTCACCGGGTTCAAGGGCGACCTCGGCCTGGACAGCGGCGACTCGCAGTCGGTGTACCAGCTCTACACCGACCAGATGACCGAGATCGGCGAGTCGCCGGAGCTGTCGCCCGGCGAGAGCTGGGAGCTGCCCGACGGGTCGATCATCACGTTCACCGGCTACAGCGACTACATCGCCATGCAGGTCAACAGCGACCCCGGCCGACTGCCCGCGCTGGTCTCCGCCGCAGCGGCCGTGCTGGGGCTGCTGGCCACGCTGTTCGTGCGCCCGCGCCGCGCCTGGGTGCGCGCCAGGACCGGCGAGGACGGACGTACCGTGGTCGAGGTGGGCGGACTGGGCAAGACCGAGAACGCCGGCTCGGCCGTGGAGTTCCACGAACTCAGCCTCCGGCTGAGAGACAGGCTGCGGGATCGGCCCGCTTCCGACACAGGCACCGAGAAGGAGTAG
- a CDS encoding cytochrome c biogenesis CcdA family protein — translation MIAETVFTGSLLLAVPLAMAAGLVSFLSPCVLPLVPGYLSYVTGMSGAEIAAHRRAAAAEGGGDGGGGTRAAVSVDEALAARRWTMLAGSLLFIAGFTAVFVSVGVFVGGVGGLLLDHADVITRVLGAVTVLLGLAFMGVIPGLNREFRLHRLPGAGLAGAPLLGVLFGLGWTPCIGPTLAAVQSLAFTEGSAGRGALLSLFYCIGLGLPFVAAALAYRRALGAFGWIRRHHRAVMLIGGAMLVLVGLLLVTGVWSGITAIMQGWTANFTTVI, via the coding sequence ATGATCGCCGAAACCGTCTTCACGGGCTCGCTCCTCCTCGCCGTCCCGCTCGCGATGGCGGCCGGGCTGGTGTCGTTCCTGTCGCCCTGCGTCCTGCCGCTGGTGCCGGGCTACCTCTCCTACGTGACGGGGATGAGCGGCGCCGAGATCGCCGCCCACCGCCGCGCGGCCGCGGCCGAGGGCGGTGGTGACGGCGGTGGCGGCACCCGGGCCGCGGTGTCGGTCGACGAGGCCCTGGCGGCGCGCCGCTGGACCATGCTCGCCGGCAGCCTGCTGTTCATCGCCGGGTTCACCGCGGTGTTCGTGTCCGTGGGCGTGTTCGTCGGCGGCGTCGGCGGCCTGCTCCTCGACCACGCCGACGTCATCACCCGCGTCCTCGGCGCGGTCACCGTCCTGCTGGGCCTGGCGTTCATGGGGGTGATCCCCGGGCTCAACCGCGAGTTCCGCCTGCACCGGCTCCCCGGGGCCGGACTGGCCGGCGCCCCGCTGCTGGGGGTGCTGTTCGGGCTCGGCTGGACGCCGTGCATCGGCCCGACGCTGGCCGCCGTGCAGTCGCTGGCCTTCACCGAGGGCAGCGCCGGCCGCGGCGCGCTGCTGTCGCTCTTCTACTGCATCGGCCTGGGCCTGCCGTTCGTCGCGGCGGCACTGGCCTACCGGCGCGCCCTGGGCGCGTTCGGCTGGATTAGGCGCCACCACCGCGCCGTCATGCTGATCGGCGGCGCGATGCTCGTGCTCGTCGGCCTGCTCCTGGTCACCGGTGTCTGGAGCGGCATCACGGCCATCATGCAGGGCTGGACCGCCAACTTCACGACGGTGATTTAG
- a CDS encoding TlpA family protein disulfide reductase, whose protein sequence is MPFTESGTRMRSVLRRGAAALAAAAVLAGCAGGVDAQTDGSDNRYVEGSGASTAFAPDERQAAPEVSGETLDGEQVSLSDYEGSVVVLNFWASWCAPCRAETPVLEEVYGEHQDAGLEFLGINIKDNRTAAEAFERNQDISYPSLYDQPGKVSQAFRDTVPPQAIPSTLVIDREGRIAARVIGATDYSDLTELVEPVLDEGGGDTGPA, encoded by the coding sequence ATGCCCTTCACCGAATCCGGCACCCGCATGCGCTCGGTACTGCGACGCGGCGCCGCCGCCCTGGCGGCCGCGGCGGTCCTCGCCGGTTGCGCCGGGGGAGTCGACGCCCAGACCGACGGCTCCGACAACCGCTACGTCGAGGGCAGCGGGGCCAGCACCGCGTTCGCGCCCGACGAGCGCCAGGCCGCGCCCGAGGTCAGCGGGGAGACGCTCGACGGTGAGCAGGTGAGCCTGTCCGACTACGAGGGCAGCGTCGTCGTCCTCAACTTCTGGGCGAGCTGGTGTGCGCCCTGCCGCGCGGAGACCCCCGTCCTCGAGGAGGTCTACGGCGAGCACCAGGACGCCGGCCTGGAGTTCCTCGGCATCAACATCAAGGACAACCGGACCGCGGCCGAGGCGTTCGAGCGCAACCAGGACATCAGCTACCCGAGCCTGTACGACCAGCCCGGCAAGGTCTCCCAGGCGTTCCGCGACACCGTGCCGCCCCAGGCCATCCCGAGCACGCTGGTGATCGACCGCGAGGGCCGCATCGCCGCCCGCGTCATCGGCGCGACCGACTACAGCGACCTGACCGAACTCGTCGAACCGGTTCTCGACGAGGGCGGCGGGGACACCGGTCCGGCATGA
- a CDS encoding helix-turn-helix domain-containing protein, which translates to MSGSKAPLEEVRFLTVAEVATIMRVSKMTVYRMVHSGVLPAIRVGRSYRVPERAVHDYLREAFVEAG; encoded by the coding sequence ATGAGTGGGAGTAAGGCTCCTCTGGAAGAGGTCAGGTTCCTGACCGTGGCCGAGGTGGCCACGATCATGCGGGTCTCGAAGATGACGGTCTACCGAATGGTCCACTCGGGAGTGCTCCCCGCGATCCGCGTGGGGCGTTCCTACCGGGTGCCCGAGCGTGCCGTCCACGACTACCTCCGCGAGGCGTTCGTAGAGGCCGGCTGA
- a CDS encoding phosphatase, producing MTPPSRAELVEHLVRTGIAGQVDTPRQNNLKHYRRLVQGDPYYQFGLTFTHEWSFGAVLALMSKRCGVVADESYLWGIDTIDPDRTVDALESVADRLAEAAREGQRVLFATGHPKNLLQTYQGWKRALAERGCRILTAAAGYSYDVSTEYPPSRRVLVWRDEVGLVTDGSSPRHSHHPFAMRAILEDLTERDEPWPQLVIADHGFAGAAGEAGIPTIGFADSNDPALFLAEHEGKLHTTVPLDDGYLPHHYRPLSDYVLRRAGMG from the coding sequence GTGACGCCGCCCTCCCGTGCGGAACTCGTCGAGCACCTGGTGCGCACCGGCATCGCCGGCCAGGTCGACACGCCCCGGCAGAACAACCTCAAGCACTACCGGCGGCTCGTCCAAGGCGACCCCTACTACCAGTTCGGTCTCACCTTCACGCACGAGTGGTCGTTCGGCGCCGTGCTGGCCCTGATGTCGAAGCGCTGCGGCGTGGTCGCCGACGAGAGCTACCTGTGGGGCATCGACACGATCGACCCCGACCGCACCGTCGACGCGCTGGAGTCGGTGGCCGACCGGCTGGCCGAGGCCGCGCGCGAGGGGCAGCGGGTGCTGTTCGCCACCGGGCACCCCAAGAACCTGCTGCAGACCTACCAGGGCTGGAAGCGGGCGCTGGCCGAGCGCGGCTGCCGGATCCTGACCGCCGCGGCCGGCTACTCCTACGACGTCTCCACCGAGTACCCGCCCTCGCGCCGCGTGCTGGTGTGGCGCGACGAGGTGGGCCTGGTCACCGACGGCAGCAGTCCGCGGCACAGCCACCACCCCTTCGCGATGCGGGCGATCCTGGAGGACCTCACCGAGCGGGACGAGCCATGGCCGCAGTTGGTCATCGCCGACCACGGTTTCGCGGGCGCGGCGGGCGAAGCGGGAATTCCGACGATCGGGTTCGCCGACAGCAACGACCCGGCCCTGTTCCTGGCCGAGCACGAGGGCAAACTGCACACCACGGTGCCTTTGGACGACGGTTACCTGCCGCATCACTACCGTCCGTTGTCGGACTACGTGCTCCGCCGGGCCGGGATGGGCTGA
- a CDS encoding acetoin utilization protein AcuC yields MGCSLRVAWDEALTTYNFGPQHPLAPVRVELTMALARELGVFDAPGVSFADVEPAGDDLLELIHDPGYIAAVKRAGSTLVPDDPYCLGTPDNPVFPHMHDAAALISGASVAAASAVWNGEAEHAANIAGGLHHSMPKSAWGFCVYNDAALAVAWLLEQGAKRVAYVDVDVHHGDGVQTMFYDDPRVLTISLHESPLTLFPGTGRPDETGGPNAEGYAVNVALPAGTNDRMWLRAFHAVVPPLLHEFQPEVLVTQQGCDTHALDPLANLMLSLDGQRQTYAALHRLAKETAGGRWVLLGGGGYELVQVVPRAWTHLLAEAAGVPLAPDTATPAAWRDFALERTGEHAPLSMTDGRSPDHAPFEEGLDPDDPVDRAIQATRKAVFPCHGIDPTL; encoded by the coding sequence ATGGGCTGTTCACTGCGCGTGGCGTGGGACGAGGCGCTGACGACCTACAACTTCGGTCCGCAGCACCCGCTCGCGCCGGTCCGGGTGGAGCTCACGATGGCACTGGCCAGGGAGCTCGGCGTCTTCGACGCGCCGGGCGTCTCGTTCGCCGACGTGGAACCGGCGGGCGACGACCTCCTGGAGCTCATCCACGACCCCGGCTACATCGCCGCGGTGAAGCGCGCCGGCAGCACGCTGGTGCCCGACGACCCCTACTGCCTGGGCACCCCGGACAACCCGGTGTTCCCGCACATGCACGACGCCGCGGCGCTGATCTCGGGGGCCTCGGTCGCCGCCGCGAGCGCGGTGTGGAACGGCGAGGCCGAGCACGCCGCCAACATCGCGGGCGGACTGCACCACTCCATGCCCAAGAGCGCCTGGGGCTTCTGCGTCTACAACGACGCGGCGCTGGCCGTCGCCTGGCTGCTGGAGCAGGGCGCCAAGCGGGTCGCCTACGTCGACGTCGACGTGCACCACGGCGACGGCGTGCAGACGATGTTCTACGACGACCCGCGGGTGCTCACGATCAGCCTGCACGAGTCGCCGCTGACCCTGTTCCCCGGCACCGGCCGCCCCGACGAGACCGGCGGGCCCAACGCCGAGGGCTACGCCGTCAACGTGGCCCTGCCCGCGGGCACCAACGACCGGATGTGGCTGCGCGCCTTCCACGCGGTCGTGCCGCCGCTGCTGCACGAGTTCCAGCCCGAGGTGCTGGTGACCCAGCAGGGCTGCGACACGCACGCGCTCGACCCGCTCGCCAACCTCATGCTGAGCCTCGACGGCCAGCGCCAGACCTACGCCGCGCTGCACCGGCTCGCCAAGGAGACGGCCGGCGGGCGCTGGGTGCTGCTGGGCGGCGGCGGTTACGAGCTGGTCCAGGTCGTTCCGCGGGCCTGGACGCACCTGCTCGCCGAGGCGGCGGGCGTCCCGCTCGCCCCGGACACCGCCACCCCGGCGGCCTGGCGGGACTTCGCCCTCGAGCGCACCGGTGAGCACGCGCCGCTGTCGATGACCGACGGGCGCAGCCCCGACCATGCGCCCTTCGAGGAGGGCCTCGACCCCGACGACCCCGTGGACCGGGCGATCCAGGCCACCCGCAAGGCGGTCTTCCCTTGTCATGGGATCGACCCGACGCTGTGA
- the proC gene encoding pyrroline-5-carboxylate reductase, with product MIAIIGAGKMGEALLAGLLSTGHDPADVLVTEPRHEHAQELRARYGVEVVPAGSAAERADTLILALKPQDMIGLLDDIGPKLTADRLVVSVAAGITTSVLEKHLSGSVPVVRAMPNTPALVGRGMTAVAAGHYAADEHLDRAERLLSTVGEVLRVPERHMDTVTALSGSGPAYFYFIAETMIEAGVLMGMPRETAEKLVTQTIVGSATMLRESGEHPVVLREAVSSPGGTTSAAVRELERHGVRTAFTDAIEAARDRSRELSEG from the coding sequence TTGATCGCGATCATTGGCGCCGGAAAGATGGGCGAGGCCCTGCTCGCCGGACTGCTGAGCACGGGACACGATCCGGCCGACGTGCTCGTCACCGAGCCCCGCCACGAGCACGCGCAGGAGCTGCGCGCCCGCTACGGCGTCGAGGTCGTCCCCGCCGGTTCCGCGGCGGAGCGGGCCGACACCCTCATCCTCGCGCTGAAGCCGCAGGACATGATCGGTCTGCTCGACGACATCGGCCCCAAGCTCACCGCCGACCGGCTGGTGGTCTCCGTGGCGGCGGGCATCACCACGTCCGTGCTGGAGAAGCACCTGTCCGGCAGCGTCCCGGTCGTCCGCGCCATGCCCAACACCCCGGCCCTCGTCGGCCGGGGCATGACCGCCGTCGCCGCGGGCCACTACGCCGCCGACGAGCACCTCGACCGCGCCGAGAGGCTGCTGAGCACGGTCGGCGAGGTGCTGCGGGTGCCGGAGCGGCACATGGACACCGTCACCGCCCTCTCGGGCAGCGGACCGGCCTACTTCTACTTCATCGCCGAGACCATGATCGAGGCCGGCGTCCTCATGGGCATGCCGCGGGAGACGGCGGAGAAGCTGGTCACCCAGACCATCGTCGGCTCGGCCACGATGCTGCGCGAATCCGGGGAGCACCCGGTCGTGCTGCGCGAGGCGGTCAGCTCGCCCGGCGGCACCACGTCCGCGGCGGTCCGGGAGCTGGAGCGCCACGGCGTCCGCACGGCGTTCACCGACGCCATCGAGGCCGCCCGCGACCGCAGCCGCGAGCTGTCGGAGGGGTAG